Genomic segment of Centropristis striata isolate RG_2023a ecotype Rhode Island chromosome 21, C.striata_1.0, whole genome shotgun sequence:
TTATTACAAACTTTTTATCATtatgaaattgtaaaaaaaatgtcctggaTAATTATtatcagaatgacaaaaaaatcacacacatgAATGAGTTGCCTCGAGGGAGTGTGATTACTGGGGCACAGATCATGAGTGCACACAGTAAGCCTTGCACACGTTATGATGATGTGGAAATGTAGAATAAGTGTGCCACAGAAGACCAGATGTCCCCACATTTCCCATCAGGTTTGTTCTCTGCTTTACACAAAACCCTAACAGTGGCTACCGAGACAGATAAACTGTTTACAAGTGCTGCGCAGACCTAGCAGAGACTTTGGGTATTAGAAAGTGTGTCAGAGTGAAGTCCTTGCATAGGAATTTGACTGGGAGTCAGTCATTGGCTATTTTTAAACCATAGCCACATACCATTGAAAAGTAGCAACTATGATTCAAATATCTATCTGGACACATGATTTAATCATGGCAAGTTTTTCTTAGCTTTTCAGGCAACTGCAAAACCTTCCATAGTGCGGTTCCAGTTTCAGTagatattatcatttttatgggGATTAAACTTTCATCTGGTAAAGAAACAGTGTCTCTTGCCTCTGGAGACGGCAGCCTGTGAAGATCCAAACCATCGAGGGGCTTGGTGAGCAGCTTGTCTCCCAGGATTGATCGCAGGTGTCGGGCCATTACTGTCTGCTGCTCCACGGAGCAGTGGTTCTCTATTGACAGGATCAGAGGGTATGGAGATGCCTGGAAGAGAGGGATGATGGTGCAAATCAGGGAGAAAAGGATTTTTTCTATGGAGCAGAAGAGGGGAAGGAAATTACCTTTTGCCCTGTCAGCAAAATTCAGTACATATAGTGTATAGTTTAGAATCTTAATCCACACAAATGGATTAAATCTGTTTAGAAACCACATTTCTAAGCTCATCTGTACTGTATATCTCAGCATTAATGTGACCAAAGGATAAAATATGCCTGTTTTTTTGGTTCAGATTCTACTCACCTTAAAAGCATATTCATTGATTGTCTCAATGACTTCGACAAAGGGCACTTTGGATGTGAGGGTGTGTCCATGATAGATGACTGGCTCTCCTTTATCTCCATCCCAACAGTCCAGCTCCACACAGCGGCAGCCATGAATCAGGGCTCTACAAGAAAAATCATAATTCGGAATTTCAGAAACAGAGTGAGTAAATCACTTTCTGTTGGCGACGAGTAGAGATTGCATCAACAACGAGAGACTAGCCACGTTCCTGTCTGCAGCATGCGTCAAGGCCGAATTGGcatcttttaaatattttatgatgGATGGAGTTTTATTTTGAGTGTAATTTTTACCCTTGCACTACGAATTACATCCCTGGGTTGTCGTCCAAGCCCTCTTAGCATGTCTCTATCATCTATGTCTCATGCCGCTCCCTTTGTGACCTCCTTTCAACTCTTCTGGCCTCCCTAGGGAGGTGCACAGCCATTCTATTTAGAGCTCCTTCCAGATGACCAGTCACTCTTCAAAAGAAACTCATTTGGGTACTTCTATTCACAACTGCTTCCTCCACTGATGGATGTTAATTGATACATCAAGGCTCCTGGTCTGTCTTTGAGCTTTAAGCatattattacttgtttgtattaaaaccccctttcatagtgctgtcCGGCAAATGTCctgctatattgccggaaagatctgtgcctgCTTTTCACCTTAGgccgttcatagtgatcccgcgaaGGCGAGATATtcgtgccctttcatagtgcagtacGGTGTCGTGGAACGAgttgggaggagacgatagtcagAGCGGCAGCAGTGCTGTGCAGTAGCAcaatgctaataggctacatagttagctctgtatcagtacagtgtgtatgtgctgcagcagaatgtgttcagttagcgacctccgtttgtttacaacaagcaccggacactctgtggtgaattagtgatgctggtttgtttactatCAGCGGTGGACACcacatgtacagttagcatgcaggtttgtttacaataagcggcaggCGCTGTGAACATCAACGgcgggaggtgtgtgttagatgtCACGCACAAAGTCAAATATTCTGCCTTGACGGGATGGCCCGTTCACAGTGGtgccgcttccaacagtcccaccaattttcagcctctgtgactacctttAGAGGCAGAAAATTGGTTGAATCATATGATCCAGCAATCCGGGCGAGTTCATAGTGGAGACGAGATGCTACAGAGCTGTAAATGccccggcatgaaacggcactgTGAAAGGGGGTAAAGGGAAACATACTAAGTAATCGTATCCAAAATCTTTACATCATAGACACTACCATCAACTATTCCTGCAACACATTGCCAACAAAATTGCAAAATTACATTACCCGGTCAGCCATACCGGTTCTAGGACAAAAAGATAAGAAGTTCTAGTCTTGTTTAAAGATAAGATCCACCACCGTCTACTACTCCACAGACACTGTTCTAAAGCTCCACAAATCATTATGGCAGCCCAACAACATGCGGAGGCTTCAGGATCTCAGGGGAAACACTTAAATCCCAAGGGCCTTGTCTCGATGGAGTTTACTAACTGCTTGGTCTCTCCCAGGGAAACAGGTAACTCCTTCCTCCAACCCTGCCTTCTGTATAAAGAGGTATGTCTGTCATGTTTAGAAGCTCCTGAAAGTGGTACGCAGGTGTCCACCATACTGACAACAGCCTGGCCTACTGTAGGACATGCCAACTGAAAGACCTTCTTCATAGCCTCTCTGACTTCTGCCCACTACTGAGTTTTTGATTTGGCAATTCATTTACATGTGTACAGGTATGTTCATTCTTACCGGATATATGGCTCTGTGCTGCTGTCCCCAGTCAGCTGGTCCTTAGTGAGGTAGGTATTatgggaggaggagatgaagtagTGTGCCATTGGGTGTTTCATGTCTTGGTAAACCCGAGCATGTTCTGGGTTGAACATACAGTTCTCCTTGGACAGCATGTACATGGTGAAACCATTGGGGGTCATGAACTGGTTCTTCTGGGCTGTACCGGGCAAAAGGCACATACACGAGTCAATAAAGGACAGCAGTTGTTATATTGTGAGCAAACTGCTGGTCATAGTGCAGCTTGTTAAATGctattatatatttaacaattttaGTTTGATCATATGTTTTTTGACATACAGTAGAAAGCTGATATGATATGatctgtttggttgtttttttttcaaataaaagacatttaatccaggttttgtcttatttttttaggtAACAAAGTGCCTCTtgctgaggtcagaggtcagatttAGATTGTTCAGAAGTACAATGTTTCACAAGCCATGTCTGAAATCAAATGTGTATTTAGGTTTTCAGATGAAAGGTAAGCTTGGCTGTCATAAAACTGGCTAATCACTGCATGAAGTAGGCGTTAAAAACTggactggtggctgaggcttcATGATGCCAGCTGCACATCACTTCACCAATGAACGACAATGGATCCAAGTGGGGGTTCAGTATCTCGCCCAAgaatacttcaacatgtagactAGTGTGGCCAGGGACCTTACAACTGACATTCCAGTCACTTGGCAACCACTCTACCATCTGAGCCACTACCACCCTTTAAGCTTAAttgaatttattgttttatacgTGGAATGAGTAAAATACAAATTGGATTATTTTGCATTAGACAAGCGCTATTTGTCGACATTAATAGTATCTGTTCACATTTGTTCTAcagggaaaataaaatatacagacGATCTTAcgtttttatctcattttttctcattctgtttGAATACTGAACCATGCATGCAAAGGTCTACGGATGACCCTGAAATGGGATCAAGTACAACAATTTATTGACTGATTTTTATAtgcgtttgtgtgttttatatatacattaatttATATACAGCTTGTTATCTAACTCAGTAAAGACACTGGTATCATATGTGATTGGATGGTGGTATATGGTGGTGCTGGTGTGTGTATACAAGGGGCTGATAATAGCCTCCTTACACTGGTTTCCAGTCCCAGTCCAGGACTCCTTTTAGCTTTATATTGGTCTTTACCAACTCTGGACATACTTTAATCCCAGTAACTATGCCTATTGATACTTTTTGTTAGTACACGGGTTGGTATTTCACTGGTAACTTGCACTGTTGGCATTCTGGTTTAGGAATTAAGGTTCCTTGCTGGGGGCTTACGGGACAGCTGCTCGACGTTCTGTGTTTGTTGGTCTCCGACTGGACAGGTAGTGTCTAATGGGTTTATCAGTGCCGCTTTACTGAACACACACCAgataaatgttgatattttgcAATATATTGTTACTAAGCACCGTACCCCACTCATTAAGTTCATAGCTGAGGATGAGGCTTTGGGCATGGGTGAGCGAAGCGTCCTCCCCCTGGTCTTTCAAGAATTCCCTCAGGTCTACAGTGGAAAGTACACAGCCATTTGCGGAATAGCGGATAAACACAGCATCCAGCTCCGGCCTCCGTAACAACTCCCTGCAGAACACTTCAATCTCTCCGTGGTCCAGACGGCCGTCGGCTGACTGGTCACATTTCTATCAGACAAACACGGTGAGACAAACAATCACTCTTTGTTTGGCATTTCATCCAAGCAGCACACAGTTAATGGAGGTCTGCCATTAGTCAAGTAAAATGGATTCATAATTTAATTACTGATTGAAATGCCAGAAATGGGGCCAATGTTTTTAGGTCTGTGTGTGTACTCTGCTACCTGAAAGAGGCTGCGGGCGTACTGGTCACTCAAGTCAATGTTGATCATCTGCAGCAGTGTCTGGATTTCTTCATAGCTCATCTTATCGTCGTGGTTCTGGTCAGCCCGACTCAGGTAAGCATGAATCCAAGTGGCACAGAAGCAGAGTCAAGGAAGCAGCAGGAGCAGAAATGTACATTGCTTGGTTGTGTTTGACCAATATGACGTTTTAAAGCACAGAAGTGATTCTTAAAGTACCATCCACTCAGAAATGTGTTTCTTATGTTTATGTCTTACAATGTTTAACATCACAACTTTGAAAGCCAATCAAAACCATAAAAGGGATGTCACACTGAACATAACATGTTAATGTTAACTTTTGTTGTAAGTTAACGCTAGCTTGCTAGGACCACTAGCCCGCTAGGACCACTAGCCTGCTAGTACCTGGCAtcgatcacattgcagttaaatgaatcaaataaaatgaatgatacatgttgaagttggtcttgttggtcatgataatccctcccccagcccctgacgtaagcggtttgtggttcaagaccagcaaagaccagttttcctggcagaGAGCCGGTTATTAGCTGTGGAAATGCAatgaactggttcaagattaacTGGCCCTCAACCTGCCTTGGTTGAAAAGGGATATATGTGTACCTTAAAATACACCATGGTAGTGtttttctggcaaaaaaaaaaacaaaaatgtcaaggCATTGACTAGATTAGCACTGCCTATAGATTCGTCATTTCCTTCAATCAAAAGTGGAGGATGATAaaattttgacatatattttcaTTGGATACTTGTTGCACTGTTGGCATTCTGGTTTGGGACTCTTAAGGGTCCTTGCAGGGGACTTACGGGGccaaacaataattattttaaatgtattacttatatgtataaatatggtgtataataataattgtcgACACTATTGTCTCTGCATATACAGTGTAGAGAGTTCTACAGTTGCAAATGAACAACAATGAGGATATTGGTCAAGTTTCTCCTTCTGGGTCATGTTCTCCACCCTCTCCTGCAGGGTGCGGATGCCGCGGGCCCAGTTCTGAGCCTCCTCCTGGCTCTCGCAGAGGAGATCCAGGCTCTTGCGGGGTCCTTTGAAGACCACAGTCAAACACCGCTGCTCGGGCACGGAGCCGGCCATCTGCCGCAAAGTCTCTGACTGGCACCCCTCACGAACACACTCCACTTCCATGACCGAGACTAAAGATGTGTGAGGGGAACAGAGGAAAAAGTGGTGGGAAAAGGAAGAAATAACATCAAGAACAAGTTTCCCAATTAATTATGCATCCTGTTATCAATTGTTATGAACTCCAGGAGGATATTCTGagtgctttgttgtttttttctgaggttTTGTTAAGTATTGATCCTGAACCTCTGTTGTCACAAGGGAAATATCTGAGAGCTTTAGCAGAAAAAGTTGGGCATTTAAAAGGACGCCACAGTGACATAAATGGTAATTAAATAGCCATTGTGTTGGGAGAAAACTTTGCAAATGAGAAACTGTCAACGAAGTCTGAGCCACCAAAGAAGAGCTCAAGTCGAGTCAACATTCCCTGAGATCAAGTCCAAGTCAGTAGTCGAATTCAAAGATTTGATATAGAAACAAAAGAGGTCTACATTAAACATAATGACACACTGTCACCATTTCAGGGAGTTTATTCCGTTCTTCCAAAATCAACCAGTGCTTCCAAGTCACAAGTCCAAGTCATCAGAGTCTAAGTCCGAGTCAAGTCCTGGAAATCAGGCTTCCAGTCTGAGTCTAAGTCATCAGAGCGTGAGTACAATTCAAGTCCTAAAAGTTGTGCTTTGAATCTGACTCGAGGACTTCATTCTGATatatagtcatgaaaaaaattattaaaccaccatttttcttcaatttcttgttcattttaattcctggtacaaccaaaggtacatttgtttggacaaatataataataacaacaaaaatagctcataagagtttaatttaagagctggtatctacacattttccatgattttcttgataataaccaaaatcattatccatACCTGTATACATAAATCCATTTTGCTGTGTGTACATGTACAGTCTACAGACTGGCACTAATGGCAGCTCACAGCAACTAACTTTCTCTTCCATGCTGTTTTATACTGTGCGGTGTGTATTTAAGGTGGTCATTCTGAGTCACTAAAACACAaagatttaatgtgtttatgcAGATAATGCAGACAATACAGCgtattgacacacacacacacacacctgagcgACAAGTAAGACAATATAATAACATTGCCTTTATTTCTGAGTTTAAGTTAGATTTCAGTTCGGATTTTGCGAAGTATCCACACACTTTTCTTGTAATCTGTGTAACCCTGAATGCTGAAGTACCATTTTGTACTCAAATGTGTATAGAGACAGTGTCAACACTGGCTGGGTGACAAATAAAACTCACTTCAGGACTGCACTGTTGATTCTAAGTCCTACTAAATTAAGACAGAAACAACTTTTCAAACAAGCTTTCCCGAAGTGTTTCCCTCATAAACAGAGcagttttgtgttattttcaacCTGTTTGTTCATCCAACACACCCTGACGCTTATTTCCATATTATTGCGTCCATGTGTGTACTTTAACAATCACATCACACTCTCTAATGGATTTGAATAAACCATATTAAACATCACTGCTGACCAAACGTCAGCTCGTGTTTGCTGATCTCTATTTGCCTATGGTTTCACTGGAAACTACCTTCCTGACAATATATAGGCAGCAGATAGAGGGGGGTTCTGCTCAAAATATGCTGAACATGCTGTTCATAAGAGAATacactaaaaataatatttactcCATTtgaaataactagatcctgttgaAAGCATTAAATTCTGCGCTCCTCAGCAGAACGGGGAAGCCATGATTGCTTTTGCTGAAATATAGCATGTGGATACccaattttatttttccaatattccTGACACTTGTGTGGACTTGAAAAAGTGTTGCATATAcagattccattttattccaatttttaaaaaacaatctaaattttattttttttattttcagaaaaaaacagatgtgttacaaaagcacacatttaaaataaaaaatatatataaacatgtatacatatataacattttcccccacccacccacctccACCCAAAAACTCACCCCAATCCTCTTCTTTCATGTCTGACACACTAAAAGAACCGTATACTTACACAAAATAATTGTGCATACATGTACCCATATGCtaaaattcaacttgtgtttttttttttattatttatgtccttctaactgtgttattctactCAAAAGGCATTTTTGAATTggtcccacttctagccatgattgtgctgattccatatagtaatagataaataatagagCTACAGGatggccacagtgagtaaaatccacattttcaacattttggttTATGGTGCCAGAGTGGGTCAAGATGAGGgggcttatttaaaaaaaatgttgtcccTGTGAAAAGTTTAGAGGGGGAAAACTTTGTTGGAACTACTAATAATTCCTACATATCTGCACCTTGACAAGGGGCACAGACAAGACTTTGCATTGTATTTTTTCGGCTAATCCTCATTTGTAAATTTgcttccacagtccaaaaacctGCAGCTTCGATTAAATTGGGGACTccaaattgcccgtaggagtgaatgagagcgtggttgtctgtctctatgtgtcagccctgtgatagtctggagtccagggtgtaccccccTTCTCGGCCAGTGTTAGCTCCAGCCCCCTGCTACCGAAGTACAGATAAGGAGTTAAAGATATTTAATGACTAAATGAAACACTGACTTGCTGGGAAATtacaatgttcattttaatttatcgTGCAAAAGGCTTGTGCAACTCATGCCCACATTAAGGCCTTAGCCTGGGATTAGGGGTGTTAGACCTTGCTTCATTTTAAAGGGTCCCAAGATAAAAAGCATTGCACTAGACCTCCCAGTCACATTATAGCTAACACACTTGATCTAAAATGAGTGAGGTAAATTACTGGGTGCGACTGACAACCTTCCAATTTGTCAAGACCAGTTAGATCTACATAGGAGCTTTTAGAAGTCGGTATAAATGACCATATGAGAGGTTAACTTGTGATGGGATAAAGAAACTATATTCTTAGAAGACACAAGTTATCTGATATAGATGTGATACATATCTGTTAGGATCTGGAGTTATGACACTGAGACctgcacaccaacacacactgtGCCACATCACAGGCTAGTCTAGCCTTGTGGCAATTAGAGGCTTGTAGTGTACTTGGGAGGCTAACCTAGTGGTTAGTCGTATGGTAACTATACAGCACCAAACCACAGGATTCAGGGCAGGCTCTCACCACCATATAATGTCCTATAATCTCAATGTTTGAACTAGAGCAGGACCGGCTGCCGTTTTGGGCTGAAAATAGTTGTAGAGCTCTATAATCACGGCACCGTGTGTGATCCTCAGTTAGTGGAAAAGAGGTAGAGGAGCCGTGTGAGCAAGACCATGTCTGTTCAGAGCAGTAATTTAAAGTGAGCAAAAATAGATACAGTACGTCCATGTTTCACCTTACACACCCAGAGCACTGAGCTCTTCTGGCAAAGGAAAGGCCTGCTTGTTAGCAATTATTACTTAACCTCTGGGTGGAGTGGATTGTGGGGGGTTAACTTAGATACTCCTGTGTTTCTTAGAAAGTAGGGCACCAGGAATTGTTAATTcaatagcactcctttagcgatgacagttagctcttaaagttatgtacttacttgattcctatggtctatgtctagtaccatcaggttgaatgcacttattgtaagtcgctttggacaaaagcgtctgctaaatgacatgtaatgtaatgtaatgtaattcatACAAGGTCCCACAAAAATTGTTTCacctttttccatgaaatgattgtgacattgtgatttatttgtgacagataaagtgtatatcttctaaaaactgtattaatcaatctcttacAAACACACCACAATGacaattaaaccacaattaacagaggaatgtgtttaaaaacagaattattccaactttatgggcaaccgtgtgtATAAACTCAGCATCTATGACCATAAATTTAATGTCACAACTGTATTTTGGTCATGAATCAATATTTGTCTTCCATTAAAtcgttttaatacatttttatgggACTTCATTGAATATGTGTGATAAGTGCACCCCAGTTACCTATTTACACCTGGTATTATGtttcaaatcaaattaatatGTTGCATTGTGAAAAGTTGTTGCTCCAAAACACATCCGGAGTGAATGAGCTCACTGGCTGAATTTCTCAGATacgtcatttaaaaaaaaattggaatagaatggaatttatttatttatacaacacttttccaagtgtcattaATATTGGGAAAAATAATCAGGTTTTCACATACTAAACATATCACACTATTTTTATTACCTCTATTttcaacctctcctgtcctctcctctctgatctgtgtaaacagccagcagttttgtctgattttcagtgaatatttgtcatgtgacagaAAATCAGGAGGGcagaattttatatttttgacaagatccagttattccaaacagttaatttttgGTTTCATtctaaatgagacatgtagaatagaACGCTTttgaagaaatatcacaattttaatattagttttggttactttttctaaggGAAACAGACTTTAATGTGCAAAATCAGTGAAGATCCCCTGTAACGCTGAAATCATAACCATGGAGgtctgttttgtctgttttgcaatcacaaaagaaaaactataatacatttatttgaatgaaaaaaaggacACTTACAGGACTGTTGCTCCTTGGCCCGGCTGGAGGTTTTGTGGGACTGACaccagacagtgacaccatctTCCATCAGCTTCAGAGTTCGCCGCTTCTGCCAGCGAGGCGATCGAACCTTTACATATGataaattaattcattacaTGTCACTGACCGATCACTAACAAAAACTAGTAGATTATATGTGGTAGTGCCTTTACCTTAACCATACTGGAGCCATGCAACATTTGCTTCACATTTTCATCCTCCTGCACacctaaaagacaaaaagatggTTGAATAAAGACACGTATGATGTGATGAAAACTTTATGTAATTGCGTACAGGAAGGCATTAATATGTACAGAACCCTGATAACTCAGCAGCACTgaaagaaagcagaaaaaaggGAGGATGAAAAGTGAAAATAGAAGAGTAGAGCATAGTCTGAATTAGAAGTTAGTGTATATCTCTAGTGTATACCGCAGCGGCTCATATGGGAGCTCTGTAATTGTGATATTTTGGTGCTGAACCAGCAGTTGGGTGTGGCTTGAGATGACAAAGTATGGACGgggacatagagacagacagaaaaagtagGGAGAAGATGAGTGGTGAGAGTCAGAAAAGGGTTATATGCTGATGAGGTGGGACAGAGGATAGGAAATTCCAATCACATTTAGCTAAGTGCTTCTGGCCTGTTATGAAAGCAATATCCTGTAACACCtttcacaaaaataacaaatgagATGTGGCTTTCAGCTGGATGTGGCTGAATCCCAGCCAGAAGAGATTTCATAATTTGCAACCAATATGTGAAGCTATGTCATTTCTGTATGCATAACTTGTTGATGATATCTGATTATCTCTCCATACTGTTAGGAAGGATGTGCCTGAAGGCATGACACTTGATCCAGTATTTTTAAACCAACTTAATTCCCAGTTTCATCCACTTTTCTTAGCATAATCATCAAATTCCGCTTCtctgcagatgacactcaggtCTATATTGCAGTTAGGGATGGGAAGATTCACTGATGCATACTGGTGTGCAAACATGACAAATTCTACTGGATACAATATGAGATGGACCCGCGATGCATCCTTTCTAACAACTTTATATTGGTAAAATAAGAATTATCTAGAACAAGAATAAGAAATTAAGAAACTTAGAGATATCAGAAgtaggggggaggggggtagaAAGCAGCTAAAGCTTCACTTTTCCTGTTCTCATCTTTTACTTGTGCCACTCAGCACTGACTGCTTTATTTTGACAGACTTTTATGTTGGAAGACTACCGCACATTTATACATGTAACTCTCTGAACCCAAAGcaatttcagggtgttttttgctcTCTTTGCATTTAACTCAGTGTGTCCTTCTGTTTCACTACAGAATATTAGTCTTGCACCTCTATGGGATCAGCACTATCATGTCTAGAAGTGAGGACcactgtattttgtgcagaataacacaattaTACTGCCAAACATcctataaaaaagaaaaagttgaatttcactGATATTAAAATTGGAATACAAGGAAgctatatatacaacacttttccaaatgTCCACAAGTGTCACGAAGATTGAAAAAAGTGGGAGTCCACATTCTATACATAGtgaactattttcatttttacaacctctacatGTAAcctcccctgtcctctcctctctgatctgtgtaaacagcctgcagctccatctgattttcagtgaatatttgtcacttgACTGTTTGGCtcagcaaaatcaatcatggcttcccaGTGTTGATGAGGAACACAGAATTAACAGCAACAGGCTCTTTCTAAAATAAAACGTTACGGTTATGGGTTACGTTT
This window contains:
- the LOC131960101 gene encoding 1-phosphatidylinositol 4,5-bisphosphate phosphodiesterase delta-3-A-like, translating into MLGNRKKGAQGLKNGAGTSESKAIDPLRNLGVQEDENVKQMLHGSSMVKVRSPRWQKRRTLKLMEDGVTVWCQSHKTSSRAKEQQSFSVMEVECVREGCQSETLRQMAGSVPEQRCLTVVFKGPRKSLDLLCESQEEAQNWARGIRTLQERVENMTQKEKLDHWIHAYLSRADQNHDDKMSYEEIQTLLQMINIDLSDQYARSLFQKCDQSADGRLDHGEIEVFCRELLRRPELDAVFIRYSANGCVLSTVDLREFLKDQGEDASLTHAQSLILSYELNEWAQKNQFMTPNGFTMYMLSKENCMFNPEHARVYQDMKHPMAHYFISSSHNTYLTKDQLTGDSSTEPYIRALIHGCRCVELDCWDGDKGEPVIYHGHTLTSKVPFVEVIETINEYAFKASPYPLILSIENHCSVEQQTVMARHLRSILGDKLLTKPLDGLDLHRLPSPEDLKGKILVKGKKEQVVEECSCSSSDLSSSDEEACRSEGKPSKKTEDKKPGVLKLSPELSELVVYTRSVSFKSFEQAAKSPATDMSSFSESEALRHAKDSGMFFVRHNSHQLSRIYPSGQRLQSSNYNPQEMWNAGCQIVALNFQTPGEQMDLNQGRFRQNGQSGYILKPPFMCQPDTTFNPENVGGGPGHKPVLLTIKVISAQQLPKPEWDKPSSIVDPQVWVEIHGVPIDNIKKKTQYIDNNGFNPRWDCTFNFTVHVPDLALVRFMVEDHDYTSSNDFLGQCTLPFTSLRTGYRHVRLLKLDGSSLSPSSIFIHLKVTPCQTSPSKSSAKSPARSSAKKP